One stretch of Toxoplasma gondii ME49 chromosome XI, whole genome shotgun sequence DNA includes these proteins:
- a CDS encoding hypothetical protein (encoded by transcript TGME49_309780), with amino-acid sequence MEPKRKTPLPSSSKGDREAECRDDVECDSGSETGALSPDASFLSFFEKRKRRKCGSGDGAEVGTDSESYQAAEASASDAETTRKKAAKRREPQAASKETSDLSKAFQDIMSRSLPQPASPSESRQRSSSKQRAKSDACSSASAASPETVPVLAGRPGIFEQLKKEKEEERLRRRLLAARRKQREASHVKPCAADREFEKSLRKIASKGVVRFFNVLMKFRREQAERESDEAQLKRQRKRDAFTRRQKGRNMNQGDTRKTQNFMKMLKSEE; translated from the exons ATGGAgccgaaaaggaaaacgcctTTGCCGTCCTCCTCGAAGGGAGACCGAGAGGCAGAGTGTCGCGACGACGTGGAATGCGACAGCGGATCAGAGACGGgtgcgctgtctcctgacGCTTCTTTCTTATCATTCTTTGAGAAGCGGAAGCGACGGAAATGCGGATCTGGCGATGGCGCAGAAGTGGGGACAGACAGTGAATCCTACCAAGCTGCAGAGGCTTCAGCTTCCGACGCAGAAACGACCAGAAAAAAGGCTGCAAAACGGAGAGAACCGCAAGCTGCTTCCAAAGAGACAAGCGACTTGTCTAAAG CCTTCCAGGATATTATGAGTCGGTCTCTGCCCCAGCCGGCCAGTCCCAGTGAGAGCCGGCAACGCTCGAGTTCCAAGCAACGAGCAAAGTCTGACGCGTGTAGCTCGGCCTCCGCAGCGTCGCCTGAGACCGTCCCGGTCCTTGCCGGAAGACCAGGAATCTTtgagcagctgaagaaagagaaggaggaggagcgaTTGAGGCGCCGGCTGCTTGCG GCACGCCGGAAGCAACGGGAGGCCTCTCACGTGAAACCCTGTGCCGCGGACAGAGAGTTCGAGAAGTCGCTTCGGAAAATCGCGAGCAAAGGCG TGGTCCGCTTTTTCAACGTCTTGATGAAGTTCCGGCGAGAACAGGCCGAACGTGAAAGCGACGAGGCCCAGCTGAAACGTCAGAGGAAGCGCGATGCCTTCactcggagacagaaaggcagGAATATGAATCAAG GCGATacaaggaagacgcagaatTTCATGAAGATGCTCAAGTCGGAGGAGTAA
- a CDS encoding hypothetical protein (encoded by transcript TGME49_309790) — protein MVFLSCLRLGGGPGRALCTPTFHGLSDGPYRRLKFSLKPIRHDYRDVLVSADLRKLAETAQELLRGKETKRRAFWEIFSKRVKASAHMLSPSLMALIAKSFDVHDRDTGIYVALATVLPEAVKRADGRSLLTLSDVFSRRLKRDSNPHLFSTLARQLPNALYQLTGKDVLRILSSLDAAGLADMLACRQVARKLLAELDELDSVDLADASAVFASQGYRNPELYSALARRAVDVKDSFDVRSPAFECSLRLPNS, from the exons ATGGTGTTTCTTTCATGCTTGCGTTTGGGTGGGGGTCCTGGACGAGCGCTCTGTACACCGACTTTCCATGGTCTTTCTGACGGGCCTTACCGTCGTCTCAAATTTTCTCTCAAACCTATCCGTCACGACTACCGA GATGTCCTGGTGTCTGCGGACCTCCGGAAGCTGGCAGAGACAGCCCAGGAATTGTTgcgagggaaggagacgaaacgacgAGCTTTTTGGGAGATCTTCAGCAAACGAGTGAAAGCTTCTGCTCACATGCTTTCACCCTCTTTGATGGCTCTCATCGCCAAAAGCTTCGACGTCCATGACAGAGACACGG GCATCTACGTCGCTCTTGCCACTGTCCTACCGGAGGCAGTGAAGCGCGCAGACGGCCGGTCTCTCCTCACTCTGTCGGACGTCTTTTCTCGACGTCTGAAACGCGACAGCAATCCCCATCTCTTCTCGACCCTCGCACGCCAGCTTCCGAATGCGCTGTACCAGCTCACGG GCAAGGATGTTCTCCGTATCCTAAGCTCGCTAGATGCTGCCGGTCTCGCCGACATGCTGGCATGCAGACAGGTCGCACGGAAACTCCTCGCAGAGCTCGACGAGCTCGACAGCGTAG ACCTCGCGGAcgcctctgctgtcttcgcAAGTCAGGGCTACAGGAATCCGGAGTTGTACTCAGCTCTTGCTCGGCGAGCTGTCGATGTCAAAGACTCCTTCGATGTACGTTCACCCGCTTTTGAGTGCTCTCTGAGGCTACCGAATTCGTGA